DNA from Mustela lutreola isolate mMusLut2 chromosome 6, mMusLut2.pri, whole genome shotgun sequence:
AGAACATTAAAGCTACAATCCTCTCTTCAGTCAAGGAGATATCAATTTAAGGAAGGCACAGTACATACTGCCTCTGGTTCTACAACCACAGGAAGGTAGATTTCCTGCAAGTTCAAAGGATGCTTTAGGTCTCTTAGCCCATCTGCTGCCTTTTAATAAGAACCACCAACCGCCATCACTTAGATTCTGTCTTTGgtgttgcctttttattttttaaattaaaaaaaaaaaaagaattatgtatctgtgagggaaagagaaagagaagagcaagagcacacacgagcagggggaggggcagagggtccCTGCTGAACgaggaacccaacatggggcttgatcccaggaccctgtgatcatgacctgagctgaaggcaggagcctaacccattgggccacccagatgcccctagcaCTGCTTTTTTAAAGTCAGACCTGCTCTTGAATAGAAGTCCACTGGAGATGCACAAGCCCGAAATTGGAATATTGAAGCTGAGCCCTGCAACACTACTTCAGATGGTTTACAGGTTAAAATGACTGTTAAAGCTTCATACAGTATTTAAAATCAGACCACAACAGCAATGTCAACCATCAGTGGCATTTTATTTGGGAAGTTTCTATGTATTCCATAGACATTCACTTCCTTTCTCTTACCACTCTCCCCactcgtaaaaaaaaaaaaaaaaaatcagaaagacttAAAAAACTTAACATAAAAAATCCTTATCTAGTTTCTCTAGTCTTAGGTTAAAAAAACTTCAGTGGGGCCTCCCCTTCATGACAATACTGCTTTTTAAGGAGAATTCATAGTCTGTCCTTAAGCTCGCTACAGACTTCTACTCCTTCCTGGGGAAAAAATGGTCAATGTTTCTGCTGCCttttaataaattcctttcttgatTATTACACATTATCATTCCCCACTTGACACCTTCTTAGAAACTTGATTGTTGGATGCATTTTTCATTTGGCAAAAATTCAATGTGGCTTTGCGTGGGATGTCTCAGTGTCAGAAACAGCAGTGTTGACATTCTGGTTTTgagagggaaaatatatatagagatGCATACATTCCCGGAAGAACAAATGTAGGAGACTGAAATAGGGTGTGCACAGAGTTAAGAAGGCTGATAGACACTACTTGGTTTTGAATTCTGTGGCTGTCAGCCACCAAAGCCTGCGGTGTAGGCCAGAATAGAAATCCCTGCAGGAAGAAGTTTGGTTCGGCACTATGGAATGACAGAGTCGGTTTCCTCTTGTTCCAAGTGCATCAGCACAGACACGCCCAAGGAGGAGCAGTATATGCTCATTTGCAATGAGCGGTTCACTGTAAGTGATCACTTATGAGCATTTCTGCAAACACTCTGTCAAACCTAGGCactggggaaagagaaaagcagcatCCTCTCAAAATATACTTCCAGCTCTAACTCACCCAAGACCCCAGGTCTCCTTAGCTTTGTGATTTGCAAGGCCAAAATGAAGTTTAAGTACATGTCACTCTAGGTCATCCAGAAGCTGGTTCACTGGGGCCATCCTGGAAGATCCAGGCGTGCCCTCGAGAGCAGCAAGCCTACCCAGAAGGGTACGCCTTAACGATCTTCACATCGTCCACAGGGCGGTCCTGGGAGTTCGTTTCCACCATTCCTACTCGATTCACCATTCCTATACCTTGGCAGACGCGGCCAAAAATGGTGTGCTTGCCATCAAGCCACTGGGTAGGGGCAAGCGTCACGAAAAACTGGCTGCCGTTGGTGTCTGGCCCTGCATTGGCCATGGCGAGGATTCCAGCCCCTGGTGggtaaagaaagaaagtaagaataaCCCCCAGAGCTCTAGCTGGGCACATGTCCCACCATCCCAGACTTTATTCTGGCCTCCACCATTAACCACAGGACCCGAACACTCTTCCCCCGAGGGCAGGCCCTGCCGTTACACAATGGCCTGTCACCGCCCTACCACAACAACTGCACCTTCCTAGTCTTGGCCTACTCCCCAGCTTCTCTATCCATCATGATCCCCACAAACTGCTGGACCATGTCCCCAGTGCCCTGCAAAAACCCAGCAAGGTCTCCGGCTGCTTTGAGGAAGCTTTCGTTTATCCTATAGTTTGTAAGAGCAACAACATTCGACAGAATCTAGAACATTCGGACCAGCACTGTGAATTACGCAGGAGAGAGAGGTGTCACTCTCTCAAACCCACCAGGGCTCTTTGTGGTGCCGCAGCTAGGCAGCTCCGTGGCACCCTGCCACGGTGTCAGGCATGACCCCAGAATCACAGCCAACAGTGAGCTTTTCAAATTCACTCTCCCTCCCCAAAACCCAGCACAGCCAGATTACATACTTACCAGTGAATTTCAAGTCTGGGTGAAGTTCATCCTCAAACTGCTTGCCATAGATAGATGCACCACCTCGACCTGCCAGATTAGAAGATGAGAGACCATCCGTCAGTCCCATGGACTCCCTCTCAGCAAGAAGCAGTGAGCATGCCTAGTCCCCCTGCGAAGCATGTGTTGCAACTACAGAGCCTAGCGGCAGAGTCCAGCACTGGCACGCCATATTCGTTCAGGTAAGAGGTTTCCTTTCAAAATAACACCAAGAGTGTTTTCTCTTGGGTATTAGAGTAATACATATTCACTGTCAAACATGCAGAAAGCATAGAACATTATCAGAAGAACATTAAAGTTCCATAGAATCTAACCATCTATAGACAACTACCATTTTTAAGTGGATGTATTGatagatttctaaatttttaattttttaggagtatttaattaattaattaattttaaaagattttatttatttatttgacagagacagacacagtgagagggaacacaagcaggaggaatgggagagggagaagcaggcttcctgctgagcaagaaacctaatgtggggctcgatcccaggaccctgggatcacaacctacctgagttaaaggcagacgcttaacgactgagctgcccaggtgccccttttttagGAGTATTTTAGACAGGAGTGCCCCCAGGACTTAACTATGTGCCCATCACAGACACTGTTCATCAATCAGCATTCCTCACCGCTGAGCTTCCATCTGTATCCCACCAACTCCGAACTCCAGGCAGCCATTTTTAATGGATTAGAGATGGCACAAAAATTAAAACCTATTTGCTGTCCTTGATGTCAGTGAAGGAAAATAACATTCATTTTGGTCAACGATATCCAGCTTAAGGAGAAGAGAGATGGTGGCCAGTGGCAAATGGCAAAGAGGAATCCTATTACAGTAGATGGAGTCTATTGAGAGGAGAGGTGGTACATCACAAGGATACCGTGAGGAAACATGGCATTAGGAATGATTCACTGGCAACATCGCCACCACATGCTATTTATATTATGTCCACAAGAGTGTGGTGCTGTGCGCCCAGGTTCTGTTCTCAGCGCAAGATGATATAACAAATATGGTTTTCCCAGTGGAAAAAAATGCCCTAACAGGAGACCACTCTTAgtcaattatttataaaataaatatgactgGTTGAGCTACTTTGGTTTCTCCAAGATGACAAAACAGCCTGGAACAAAATGAACACTACGTTTATCAGCGTTCTCCGCTTGCAAACAGCCCGGCCACAGGGAGCTCCTCCTTCTACAGCCTTCTGTGAAAGTAGGGTGTGAAAAGCACCATGTCCCCCTTCTCTCCCAGGCCCTCCCAGTGAAAATCCTTGCATTACCTTTTAGGATGTTCCACCAAAGACATCATGTCATAACCCCTGATTCTGGAAGAAaacactttgtctttttttttttttttttttttttttaaagattgaccctgggatcacaacctgagcaaaaggcagacgcttgactggttgactgagccacctaggcacccctggaagAAAACACTTCtaagaggtgcctggatggctcagttggaagaaaaCACTTCTCATGCGAAGAGGAATCAGGGGTGAAATCTCCCGCTTAGCCCAGCTACCTACACTTCTGGAAAAGTACCCAACTACTGAACTTTGTAAAAATTCATTCCCCAAATCCCAACCTGCTAGCGTACTTCTAAACAGCAATTAGGTGACCAGCACATGCTCTCTGACTACGGAGTTCCAGCCCGAGACTGAGGGTAGAAGGGGTGGTGAGTGAGAGTGCTAGGgctgaagataaaagagaaggctgaGGGGGCCAACTGTGCTCAAGCCCTAAGCCTGGGGCTTGAGTAAGTAGAGGGTGAAGTTCAGGAGTGGGCTGTCCATCGGGGTCTGAGCCTTGGAAATGTGATCCCTGTAAGCTGGGGGCCACTGGGATGAAAGCGCGGGGTCCCTGCCCTCTAGGTACTCAAAGCCATCACATAAACGGCCCTGTGAACAAGAGGGCTAAGGGATGGGCAGTCAGGAGTCACAGACGAAGCTGGGGGTTTGCAGTCAACAGGAGATGGGAGGAAGGGCCCAGAAGTCCCTCTGTACTCACTAGAAAGAGTCAGACCAGCTGCAACCAGTTCGGGGGTCTCTACAGCACCATTTCTACATAATATGTTATGGTTTCATAACCTAATTCAAGTCAGTAGGTTCTGCACTAGAATGTCAGAAAGACAAACACTTCTAATCAAAACACTCCTCTGGGTGTGTGGAACAGGAAAGAGATGGGAGCGGGGCCGCAGCAATCTAAGAGTTTGACCATGTGGAGAGGGCTGTGCAGATGCCAATGAACACATACAAAGCTGACCATCTGGAGGCTTCGCCATCAAAATTTCACCATGTGCCTTGTATGGTGTGGGT
Protein-coding regions in this window:
- the PPIL1 gene encoding peptidyl-prolyl cis-trans isomerase-like 1 isoform X2 — translated: MGIIVLELYWKHAPKTCKNFAELARRGYYNGTKFHRIIKDFMIQGGDPTGTGRGGASIYGKQFEDELHPDLKFTGAGILAMANAGPDTNGSQFFVTLAPTQWLDGKHTIFGRVCQGIGMVNRVGMVETNSQDRPVDDVKIVKAYPSG
- the PPIL1 gene encoding peptidyl-prolyl cis-trans isomerase-like 1 isoform X1, with protein sequence MAAIPPDSWQPPNVYLETSMGIIVLELYWKHAPKTCKNFAELARRGYYNGTKFHRIIKDFMIQGGDPTGTGRGGASIYGKQFEDELHPDLKFTGAGILAMANAGPDTNGSQFFVTLAPTQWLDGKHTIFGRVCQGIGMVNRVGMVETNSQDRPVDDVKIVKAYPSG